One region of Zootoca vivipara chromosome 7, rZooViv1.1, whole genome shotgun sequence genomic DNA includes:
- the LOC132592494 gene encoding ring finger protein-like, which produces MTLSARQWRDLFNLIFLAGSVLRPTSSSFLQKQANSPRAPGHSAERIVGGKASSVEQVAPVSRYGNSRLASRQTGTSRICPRILWQPKTLTAPRAKRLRRTPRGSTAPTGCADPRTGPRGLPGAAWRSSLPSRKPGLEASGGVAGPRPGSPAEISSPSLSGSEGFAAPEEGEGGPRGSGGGTLCQEGAPGEDDAAVASTTTQQGHRVVPEDAATSGDEEDGPSRKPPGVPGDALEPERPASGSEGELDCILPAPGGSEDAKGAAGTGENEPSAFPDGEEDAESECPICTEVYDGDVHRPSRLNCGHELCARCLGAVLEASGAAEIGRARCPLCRQKTPVVEWEIRKLQEEMLLLEAPQESAAGRAEYEPLPERRPGAWGRLEHRFQVRFRASRPEHGALPCLRYPLGMVQGLERLERRSRWLYRLVLLVLLAAETLSLLVFFLPLLVVFLLFAILER; this is translated from the exons ATGACATTGTCAGCGAGGCAATGGAGAGATTTGTTCAACCTTATATTCTTGGCA ggctctgtcctcagaccgacctcttcttccttccttcaaaaacaagcaaacagcccAAGGGCGCCAGGTCATTCCGCCGAAAGAATCGTGGGTGGCAAGGCCTCCTCTGTGGAGCAGGTCGCGCCTGTCTCCAGATACGGAAACAGCCGCCTTGCGAGTCGCCAAACCGGTACATCGAGAATCTGTCCTCGTATTCTTTGGCAGCCGAAAACTCTCACTGCTCCACGGGCAAAAAGACTCCGGCGAACTCCGAGAGGCTCAACCGCACCCACCGGGTGCGCGGACCCCCGAACCGGCCCCCGAGGATTGCCAGGGGCCGCCTGGCGCAGCTCCCTGCCCTCGAGGAAGCCTGGCCTGGAGGCGAGCGGCGGAGTGGCGGGCCCCAGGCCTGGTTCGCCCGCGGAGATTTCGAGCCCGAGCCTCAGCGGTTCGGAGGGGTTCGCCGCACCGGAGGAAGGAGAGGGCGGCCCGcggggcagcggcggcggcacccTTTGCCAGGAGGGAGCGCCGGGGGAAGATGACGCCGCTGTCGCCTCGACGACAACCCAGCAAGGACACCGGGTGGTGCCTGAAGACGCGGCGACGAGTGGCGACGAGGAGGACGGCCCGTCCAGAAAGCCCCCAGGGGTCCCCGGGGACGCGCTTGAGCCCGAGCGGCCGGCGTCGGGGTCTGAAGGGGAGTTGGACTGCATCCTCCCGGCGCCCGGTGGATCGGAGGATGCGAAGGGCGCGGCGGGGACGGGCGAGAACGAGCCCAGCGCGTTCCCCGACGGAGAGGAGGATGCGGAGTCCGAGTGCCCCATCTGCACAGAGGTTTACGACGGCGACGTCCACCGCCCGTCGCGCCTGAATTGTGGCCACGAGCTGTGCGCGCGCTGCCTGGGCGCTGTCCTGGAGGCGTCGGGCGCCGCCGAAATCGGCCGCGCGCGCTGCCCGCTGTGCCGCCAGAAGACGCCGGTGGTGGAGTGGGAGATCcggaagctgcaggaggagatGCTTTTGCTGGAGGCGCCGCAGGAATCGGCGGCCGGGCGCGCGGAATATGAGCCCTTGCCCGAACGGCGGCCCGGCGCCTGGGGCCGCCTGGAGCACCGCTTCCAGGTGCGCTTCCGCGCCAGCCGCCCCGAGCACGGCGCCCTGCCCTGCCTGCGCTACCCCCTCGGGATGGTGCAGGGGCTGGAGCGGCTGGAGCGGCGCAGCCGCTGGCTCTACCGGTTGGTCCTGCTGGTCCTGCTGGCCGCCGAGACGCTCAGCCTGCTGGTCTTCTTCCTGCCGCTGCTGGTGGTCTTCCTGCTCTTCGCCATCCTGGAGAGGTAG